The Astyanax mexicanus isolate ESR-SI-001 chromosome 7, AstMex3_surface, whole genome shotgun sequence genome has a window encoding:
- the zbtb8os gene encoding protein archease isoform X1: MDDRELDLTEAQKKIKSKYPPINKKYEYLDHTADVQLHSWGDSLEEAFEQCAMAMFGYMTDTETVEPTDTIEVESEGEDLESLLFHFLDDWLFKFSADVFFIPREVKVVHLDRMGFKIRSIGWGEEFSLNKHPQGTEVKAITYSAMQIRDDDEKSEILVIIDI; encoded by the exons ATGGATGATCGAGAGCTTGATCTCACTGAGGCTCAGAAGAAGATAAAATCCAAATATCCTCCAATCAACAAGAAGTATGAGT aTCTGGATCACACTGCAGATGTTCA gcTGCACTCTTGGGGTGACTCTCTGGAGGAGGCGTTTGAGCAGTGTGCGATGGCCATGTTCGGCTACATGACCGATACAGAAACGGTTGAACCCACAGATACTATAGAGGTTGAATCTGAAG GGGAAGACCTGGAATCACTTCTGTTCCATTTCCTAGACGACTGGCTCTTCAAGTTCAGTGCTGATGTTTTCTTTATCCCAAGG gAGGTGAAAGTTGTGCACTTGGATCGAATGGGCTTCAAAATTCGTTCAATAGG CTGGGGGGAGGAGTTCAGCCTGAACAAACATCCGCAG GGCACGGAGGTGAAAGCTATCACCTATTCAGCCATGCAGATCCGTGATGATGATGAAAAATCAGAAATCCTCGTCATAATCGACATCTGA
- the zbtb8os gene encoding protein archease isoform X2 encodes MAMFGYMTDTETVEPTDTIEVESEGEDLESLLFHFLDDWLFKFSADVFFIPREVKVVHLDRMGFKIRSIGWGEEFSLNKHPQGTEVKAITYSAMQIRDDDEKSEILVIIDI; translated from the exons ATGGCCATGTTCGGCTACATGACCGATACAGAAACGGTTGAACCCACAGATACTATAGAGGTTGAATCTGAAG GGGAAGACCTGGAATCACTTCTGTTCCATTTCCTAGACGACTGGCTCTTCAAGTTCAGTGCTGATGTTTTCTTTATCCCAAGG gAGGTGAAAGTTGTGCACTTGGATCGAATGGGCTTCAAAATTCGTTCAATAGG CTGGGGGGAGGAGTTCAGCCTGAACAAACATCCGCAG GGCACGGAGGTGAAAGCTATCACCTATTCAGCCATGCAGATCCGTGATGATGATGAAAAATCAGAAATCCTCGTCATAATCGACATCTGA